A DNA window from Bacteroides cellulosilyticus contains the following coding sequences:
- the prfH gene encoding peptide chain release factor H, protein MEKVYMQITSGRGPAECCRVVALVLEKILKQAAAKRVKTEIVERETGPLNRTLLSAVISLQGGDYHALIEDWEGSVQWIAKSPYRIYHKRKNWFVGVQTFTLSESQEATEAEIRYETLRASGPGGQHVNKTESAVRAVHIPTGMSVVASDQRSQWQNKKLATERLLLKLASWSIEQAMIQAQANWSNHNCLQRGNPVKVIQEPLI, encoded by the coding sequence ATGGAGAAAGTATATATGCAAATCACCTCCGGACGCGGCCCTGCCGAATGTTGCCGCGTAGTGGCGCTGGTGCTGGAAAAGATTTTGAAACAAGCCGCCGCCAAAAGAGTGAAAACAGAAATCGTGGAACGCGAAACGGGACCTCTCAACCGTACCCTGCTCTCAGCCGTCATCTCCCTGCAAGGCGGAGATTATCATGCGCTGATTGAGGACTGGGAAGGTAGCGTGCAGTGGATTGCCAAAAGTCCGTACCGCATTTATCATAAACGGAAGAACTGGTTTGTCGGTGTGCAGACCTTCACGCTCTCCGAAAGCCAGGAGGCTACGGAAGCGGAAATCCGTTATGAGACCTTACGCGCATCCGGACCGGGCGGTCAGCACGTAAACAAGACGGAGTCTGCCGTCCGTGCCGTCCATATCCCTACCGGAATGAGCGTAGTAGCTTCCGACCAACGCTCGCAATGGCAAAACAAGAAGCTGGCCACCGAACGCCTGCTGTTGAAACTGGCATCATGGAGCATAGAGCAAGCCATGATTCAGGCACAGGCTAACTGGAGTAATCACAACTGCCTGCAACGTGGCAATCCGGTGAAGGTGATCCAGGAGCCGCTAATTTAA
- a CDS encoding histidine kinase → MTKRISSNHFIPYLCNMKKHLTFKPRQLSTIFWLLIAGTFWIQFLNMSTSICEATLLTICISGSYMLVNQYLCNHLLKKAIRTKQMKPFWILFIVLCIPTSTLVASYFVLFQYLEQTGMFPVSNIFVEGEESLLFNSILLLPGTLVINLAFCGLCFYSENLQLEKEKSQFLFQTLRQQITPHFMFNVLNHINILMQDNVPSASSLLEKYSDILATNCITVRKNLSAWNRR, encoded by the coding sequence ATGACGAAACGGATAAGCAGCAACCACTTTATCCCTTATCTTTGCAACATGAAGAAACATCTGACTTTCAAACCGCGGCAGCTCTCTACTATCTTCTGGCTACTCATTGCCGGCACTTTCTGGATACAATTCCTCAATATGTCGACCAGTATATGCGAAGCAACGCTTCTCACCATCTGCATAAGTGGCAGTTATATGCTGGTGAACCAATATCTATGCAACCATCTGCTGAAAAAAGCGATACGCACCAAGCAGATGAAACCTTTCTGGATATTGTTTATAGTGCTTTGCATCCCCACAAGTACACTGGTAGCTTCCTACTTCGTTCTCTTCCAGTATCTTGAACAAACAGGTATGTTCCCTGTATCCAACATCTTCGTAGAGGGAGAAGAGAGCCTTCTTTTCAACTCTATCCTCTTGTTACCGGGTACATTGGTTATTAATCTCGCCTTCTGTGGCCTGTGCTTCTATTCGGAAAACCTGCAATTAGAAAAAGAGAAATCTCAATTCCTCTTCCAGACATTACGGCAGCAAATCACCCCTCACTTCATGTTCAATGTGTTGAATCACATCAACATCCTGATGCAGGATAATGTGCCTTCAGCTTCCTCCCTGTTAGAGAAATATTCCGATATCCTGGCTACTAATTGTATAACGGTCAGAAAGAACTTATCAGCCTGGAACAGGAGATAG
- a CDS encoding Rpn family recombination-promoting nuclease/putative transposase: MKTKQEKGDELMAGNYIRFDWAMKRLLRNKANFGVLEGFLTTLLKENIKIQKLLESESNQEDEFDKYNRVDMLAENSKGELILIEVQNNNEYAYFQRMLFGTSKLVTEYINRGEGYDKVRKVYSVNIVYFSLGNGKDIVYHGKTEFRGIHEGDILELTPFQKQTFSVDTVSQLYPEYYILKVNDFNQVAKSPLEEWIHYLNTGDIPDSATAPGLEEVREHLKIDRMTKDELKAYYRHLDNIVILRDNIYTERAEGRAEGREEGREEGRTEGREEGREEERYSIALSLKELNTPIDVIIKSTGLSEEEIATL; this comes from the coding sequence ATGAAAACAAAACAAGAGAAAGGAGACGAACTTATGGCTGGTAATTATATTCGTTTCGATTGGGCAATGAAGCGTCTGCTGCGCAACAAAGCCAATTTTGGGGTACTGGAAGGATTCCTGACTACCCTTTTGAAAGAAAACATCAAGATTCAGAAACTTCTGGAAAGCGAAAGTAATCAAGAGGATGAGTTTGATAAGTATAATCGTGTGGATATGCTTGCTGAAAATTCGAAAGGCGAACTTATCCTGATTGAAGTCCAGAATAACAATGAATATGCTTACTTCCAGCGCATGCTGTTCGGCACTTCCAAGCTTGTGACGGAATACATCAATCGTGGCGAAGGATACGATAAAGTACGCAAAGTTTACAGCGTTAATATCGTATATTTCTCCCTAGGCAATGGAAAAGATATCGTATATCATGGCAAAACAGAGTTCCGCGGTATCCATGAAGGGGATATTCTGGAACTAACTCCTTTTCAGAAACAGACTTTCAGTGTTGATACTGTCAGCCAACTTTATCCCGAGTATTATATTCTGAAAGTAAATGATTTCAATCAGGTGGCCAAAAGCCCGTTAGAGGAATGGATTCATTATCTGAATACAGGTGATATTCCCGATAGCGCTACTGCTCCCGGTTTAGAGGAGGTTCGTGAACACCTGAAGATAGACAGGATGACTAAAGACGAGTTGAAGGCCTATTATCGGCATTTGGATAATATTGTTATCCTCCGAGACAACATCTATACGGAACGTGCAGAAGGACGCGCAGAAGGGCGTGAAGAAGGACGGGAAGAAGGACGCACAGAGGGGCGTGAAGAGGGGCGTGAAGAAGAGCGTTATAGTATAGCTCTTTCCCTAAAAGAACTCAATACTCCCATAGATGTAATTATTAAATCTACTGGTCTTTCCGAAGAAGAGATTGCTACATTATAA
- the ribH gene encoding 6,7-dimethyl-8-ribityllumazine synthase yields MATAYHNLSDYDFNSVPDAKEMKFGIVVSEWNFNITGKLLEGAMNTLKKHGVRDENILVKTVPGSFELIFGANQFIEYSNVDAVIAIGCVVRGDTPHFDYVCMGSTNGIAQLNATGNVPVIYGLITTNTMEQAEDRAGGKLGNKGDECAITAIKMIDFAWSLQK; encoded by the coding sequence ATGGCAACAGCTTATCATAACCTTTCAGACTACGACTTCAATTCTGTTCCTGATGCTAAAGAAATGAAGTTCGGCATTGTTGTTTCTGAGTGGAACTTCAATATCACCGGAAAACTTTTAGAGGGTGCAATGAATACTTTAAAAAAACATGGTGTCAGAGACGAAAACATTTTGGTGAAAACAGTTCCGGGTAGCTTTGAATTAATTTTTGGCGCCAACCAATTCATTGAATATAGTAATGTGGATGCAGTTATTGCAATTGGTTGCGTAGTTAGAGGAGATACTCCACATTTTGACTATGTTTGTATGGGAAGCACCAACGGAATCGCCCAACTAAACGCAACTGGCAACGTACCAGTGATTTACGGATTAATTACCACCAATACGATGGAGCAAGCCGAGGACCGCGCCGGTGGCAAACTGGGTAACAAAGGTGACGAATGTGCAATTACTGCAATAAAAATGATCGATTTCGCTTGGAGTTTACAAAAATAG
- a CDS encoding SDR family oxidoreductase, producing the protein MNEQFSIAGKVAVITGAGGVLGGSIAKCFMEQGAKVVAVDIRQEQLDKRVEELKAYGEDVIGIVGNVLDIASLEKLADDIVTKWGRIDILLNIAGGNMPGATLAPDQNFFDMDVTCWEKVTNLNMNGTVYPSMVFSKVMAKQGKGCIVNVSSMAAYSAITRVPGYSAAKTAVANFTQWLASELALKYGDGIRVNAIAPGFFIGDQNRAVLINPDGSLTDRSKKVLAKTPMKRFGDINELNGAVQFLCSDAASFVTGALLPIDGGFSAFSGV; encoded by the coding sequence ATGAACGAACAATTCAGTATTGCAGGTAAAGTAGCCGTTATCACCGGTGCAGGTGGTGTATTGGGTGGCAGCATTGCCAAATGTTTCATGGAGCAAGGTGCCAAAGTAGTAGCCGTTGACATCCGTCAGGAACAACTGGACAAACGTGTAGAAGAACTGAAAGCTTACGGTGAAGATGTGATCGGCATCGTAGGTAATGTATTGGACATCGCCAGCCTTGAAAAATTGGCTGATGACATCGTTACCAAATGGGGACGTATCGACATCCTGCTCAACATTGCCGGTGGCAATATGCCGGGTGCTACGCTGGCTCCCGACCAGAACTTCTTCGACATGGACGTTACCTGCTGGGAGAAAGTGACTAATCTGAACATGAACGGAACCGTTTATCCTTCTATGGTATTCAGCAAAGTGATGGCTAAGCAAGGTAAAGGCTGTATCGTAAACGTATCTTCCATGGCTGCTTACAGCGCTATCACCCGCGTTCCGGGTTACTCGGCAGCTAAGACAGCTGTTGCTAACTTCACTCAGTGGCTGGCAAGCGAACTCGCACTGAAGTACGGAGACGGCATCCGTGTGAATGCTATCGCTCCGGGTTTCTTCATCGGCGACCAGAACCGTGCCGTGCTTATCAATCCTGACGGTTCGCTGACAGACCGCAGCAAGAAAGTTTTAGCCAAAACTCCGATGAAACGCTTTGGAGATATCAACGAACTGAACGGCGCCGTACAATTTCTGTGCAGCGATGCGGCAAGTTTCGTGACGGGTGCATTGCTGCCGATAGATGGCGGATTTAGTGCATTCAGCGGAGTATAA
- a CDS encoding LytR/AlgR family response regulator transcription factor — MKDSPEQQPLKCLIVDDEQIAIKGIANHISKLDFLTVNATCSSALEARGILENQSIDLMFLDINMPYLSGIDFLKSLDEAPLTILTTAYSEYALEGYQLNVVDYLLKPISFQRFFQAVTKAAHTFRTQLLLQNNGIEETAREMYIRQGDAFTQISWKDILYVEGMQNYLKLHFKSKTLIIHQTMASLEEILPQSAFFRIHKSFLVNLSHIDSIAKGRVFINGKELPVSALRREELLQTVVYKNLISK; from the coding sequence ATGAAAGACTCCCCTGAACAACAACCCCTGAAATGCCTCATCGTAGACGACGAACAAATCGCCATCAAAGGCATTGCCAACCACATCAGCAAACTGGACTTTCTCACAGTCAACGCCACCTGTTCTTCTGCACTCGAAGCAAGAGGAATATTAGAAAACCAGTCTATCGACCTCATGTTTCTGGATATCAATATGCCCTATCTTTCCGGCATCGATTTCCTGAAATCATTGGATGAAGCACCGTTGACCATACTAACTACCGCCTACTCCGAATATGCCCTGGAAGGCTATCAACTCAATGTTGTTGACTACTTACTGAAACCAATTTCTTTTCAGCGTTTCTTCCAGGCAGTGACCAAGGCCGCCCATACCTTCAGAACCCAACTCTTACTGCAAAATAATGGAATAGAAGAAACCGCCCGGGAAATGTATATCAGGCAGGGGGATGCATTTACCCAGATATCCTGGAAAGATATACTGTATGTAGAAGGTATGCAGAACTATCTGAAACTGCACTTCAAGTCCAAAACTCTCATCATCCATCAGACCATGGCTTCACTGGAAGAAATTCTGCCTCAAAGCGCCTTCTTCAGAATACACAAGTCTTTCCTTGTAAACCTCTCGCACATTGATTCCATTGCCAAAGGAAGAGTCTTCATCAATGGGAAAGAACTTCCAGTTTCAGCCCTGCGACGGGAGGAATTACTGCAAACAGTAGTCTATAAAAATTTAATCAGCAAATAA
- a CDS encoding RtcB family protein has protein sequence MGIRLKDLSKLGYRDNVARSLAVAIVGKHCKHQSKEQIIKTLSDVLKNPDTYKENETWGKLAEHLSPTLIEKKFTAYDLLDEPLPYKTYGSKFIETLAKQQMNLAMRLPVSVAGALMPDAHAGYGLPIGGVLATDNAVIPYAVGVDIGCRMSLTVFDAKADYLKRYSHQIKEALKNYTHFGMEGGLTFAQEHEVTEREEFRLTPLLRDLRGKAIRQLGSSGGGNHFVEFGELLLQEENMLGLPEGNYMALLSHSGSRGLGAAIAMHYSRIAREVCKLPREAQHFAWLDLNSEEGQEYWMSMNLAGDYARACHEQIHLNLSKALGLKPMANVNNYHNFAWKEEIAPGRTAIVHRKGATPAQAGQPGLIPGSMATPGYLVAGRGVEESLCSASHGAGRAMSRQKAKESFTQSAMKKFLSQAGVTLIGGSIEEMPLAYKNIDRVMQPQETLVEVQGKFMPRIVRMNKE, from the coding sequence ATGGGAATACGATTAAAAGATTTAAGTAAGCTGGGATATAGAGACAATGTAGCACGCAGTCTGGCAGTAGCCATCGTCGGCAAACATTGCAAGCACCAAAGCAAAGAACAGATTATCAAGACACTGAGCGACGTGCTGAAAAATCCCGATACTTATAAAGAGAATGAGACATGGGGCAAACTGGCCGAACACCTGTCCCCCACCCTCATCGAAAAGAAGTTCACAGCATACGACTTGCTCGATGAGCCGCTGCCCTATAAAACCTATGGCAGCAAGTTCATAGAAACCCTCGCCAAACAGCAGATGAACCTGGCCATGAGGCTCCCCGTCAGCGTAGCCGGCGCACTGATGCCCGATGCACATGCCGGATACGGTCTGCCCATCGGCGGTGTACTCGCCACGGACAATGCCGTCATCCCCTATGCCGTAGGGGTGGATATCGGTTGCCGGATGAGCCTGACGGTGTTCGATGCCAAAGCGGATTATCTGAAAAGATACTCGCATCAGATAAAAGAGGCACTGAAAAACTATACCCACTTCGGCATGGAGGGCGGCCTGACCTTTGCACAGGAGCATGAAGTGACAGAACGGGAAGAATTTCGGTTGACACCTCTTCTGAGGGACTTACGCGGAAAGGCCATTCGTCAATTGGGCAGTTCCGGCGGTGGAAATCATTTCGTGGAGTTCGGAGAGCTTCTTCTGCAAGAAGAAAATATGCTGGGACTGCCCGAAGGCAATTATATGGCATTGCTGTCACATTCCGGTTCGCGCGGACTGGGAGCAGCTATTGCCATGCATTACAGCCGGATAGCCCGTGAAGTCTGCAAACTGCCACGTGAAGCGCAGCATTTTGCCTGGCTCGACTTGAACTCGGAAGAAGGACAGGAATACTGGATGAGCATGAACCTGGCAGGCGACTATGCCCGTGCCTGTCACGAACAAATCCACCTGAACCTCTCGAAAGCTCTGGGACTGAAGCCAATGGCGAACGTGAACAATTATCACAACTTCGCCTGGAAAGAGGAGATTGCACCCGGGCGCACCGCCATCGTGCATCGCAAAGGGGCTACTCCTGCACAGGCTGGGCAACCGGGACTTATCCCCGGAAGCATGGCAACTCCCGGTTATCTGGTAGCAGGTCGGGGTGTGGAAGAGTCATTATGTTCCGCTTCGCACGGTGCCGGACGGGCTATGTCACGCCAGAAGGCAAAGGAGAGTTTCACCCAGTCGGCCATGAAGAAATTTCTCTCGCAGGCCGGGGTCACACTGATTGGAGGCAGCATCGAAGAGATGCCATTAGCCTACAAGAACATCGACCGGGTGATGCAGCCCCAAGAGACATTAGTAGAAGTGCAGGGCAAATTCATGCCGCGCATTGTAAGGATGAATAAAGAGTAA
- a CDS encoding DUF6268 family outer membrane beta-barrel protein, with translation MKWISIATVLVLMLSVECTAQITIKTEYFGTSAYRDEHNQKVGNSKGSAMVYHGSANLPLSMKKNESNQPTIWGIGLSGDYASLNNKNIAEPLVLSEILNLQMSLFHVRPLSEKWSMMVSVGVGVYTDDTRFSHLRFRNVLGSAGLVFVRRILPNLELGVGLALNNAFGYPMAFPALYVNWNYGHKLTCSFSALDGANLAVGYNVNKTFSINFITEMGGQMALTELNGDDKIFTHQYIVVGFRPEFKVSKHISLPVTVGINAVRNAYYDGRSLSAFFKAMGREYDPCFQIAPYFSVSIVLQ, from the coding sequence ATGAAGTGGATATCTATTGCAACAGTCTTAGTTCTAATGCTTTCTGTGGAATGCACTGCACAGATCACTATTAAAACAGAGTATTTCGGTACATCGGCTTATCGGGATGAACACAATCAGAAAGTGGGTAACAGTAAAGGTTCCGCTATGGTCTATCACGGAAGTGCCAATCTGCCTCTGTCGATGAAAAAGAACGAAAGCAATCAGCCTACGATATGGGGTATCGGACTTTCGGGAGATTATGCGTCTCTGAATAATAAGAATATTGCAGAGCCTCTTGTGTTGTCCGAGATTCTGAATTTGCAGATGTCGCTTTTCCATGTGCGGCCTTTGAGTGAGAAATGGTCGATGATGGTAAGCGTCGGTGTCGGCGTGTATACGGATGATACACGGTTTTCGCATTTACGTTTCCGGAACGTATTGGGAAGTGCGGGGTTGGTCTTTGTCAGGCGTATACTCCCTAATCTGGAACTAGGTGTGGGTTTGGCATTGAACAATGCTTTCGGTTATCCTATGGCGTTTCCTGCATTATACGTAAACTGGAATTATGGGCATAAACTGACTTGCAGCTTTTCGGCTTTGGATGGAGCTAACCTTGCGGTTGGGTATAATGTGAACAAAACGTTCAGCATTAATTTCATTACGGAAATGGGTGGGCAGATGGCTTTGACAGAGTTGAATGGTGATGATAAGATTTTTACGCACCAGTACATTGTGGTAGGTTTCCGTCCTGAATTCAAGGTTTCCAAGCACATTTCTTTGCCTGTTACGGTGGGGATAAATGCGGTGCGCAATGCTTATTATGATGGCAGAAGCTTGTCAGCGTTCTTTAAGGCGATGGGGAGGGAATATGATCCTTGTTTCCAGATAGCGCCGTATTTCTCGGTAAGTATTGTATTGCAGTAA
- the uxuA gene encoding mannonate dehydratase produces MEKTWRWFGKKDKITLDMLRQIGVEGIVTALHDVPNGEIWTEEAINDLKTYIESYGLRWSVVESLPVCEAIKYAGPEREQLIENYKVSLANLGKCGVKTVCYNFMPVIDWIRTDLQHPWADGTSSLYFDRVRFAYFDLRILGREGAEKDYSAEELAKVAELDKTITEAEKDDLIDTIIVKTQGFVNGNIKEGDKNPVNIFKKLLALYKGIDRDMLRENMRYFLSAIMPVCEEYSVNMCVHPDDPPFQVLGLPRIVTNEADIAWFLNAVDNPHNGLTFCAGSLSAGEHNDTRELAKKFAKRTHFVHLRSTAAMPGGNFIESSHLTGRGHLIDLIRIFEKENPELPMRVDHGRMMLGDEDKGYNPGYSFHGRMLALAQVEGMMAVVQDEINN; encoded by the coding sequence ATGGAAAAAACCTGGAGATGGTTTGGCAAGAAAGACAAAATCACGCTCGACATGCTGCGGCAAATCGGCGTGGAAGGAATTGTGACTGCCTTGCACGATGTACCCAATGGTGAAATATGGACCGAAGAGGCTATCAACGATCTGAAAACCTATATCGAGTCTTACGGCTTACGCTGGTCTGTAGTAGAAAGCCTACCTGTTTGCGAGGCGATCAAGTATGCCGGACCGGAACGTGAACAGTTGATAGAAAACTATAAAGTCAGTCTGGCAAACCTGGGCAAGTGCGGTGTGAAAACCGTATGCTATAACTTTATGCCCGTTATCGACTGGATACGCACGGATTTGCAACATCCCTGGGCAGACGGCACTTCGTCACTCTATTTCGACCGTGTTCGCTTCGCTTACTTCGACCTTCGAATCCTCGGACGCGAAGGAGCCGAAAAGGACTACTCCGCCGAAGAACTGGCAAAGGTTGCAGAACTGGACAAGACCATCACCGAAGCAGAAAAGGATGATCTCATCGACACGATCATCGTAAAGACGCAAGGTTTCGTCAACGGAAATATCAAAGAAGGAGATAAGAATCCGGTGAACATCTTCAAGAAGCTGTTGGCACTCTATAAAGGTATCGACCGTGATATGCTACGCGAAAACATGCGTTATTTTCTCTCCGCCATCATGCCTGTCTGCGAAGAATATAGTGTGAATATGTGTGTGCATCCCGATGATCCTCCGTTCCAAGTATTAGGTTTGCCACGTATTGTCACCAACGAAGCAGACATCGCCTGGTTCCTGAATGCAGTGGATAACCCGCATAACGGACTGACCTTCTGCGCCGGTTCCCTCAGTGCAGGCGAACATAACGATACCCGTGAATTAGCAAAGAAATTCGCTAAACGTACTCACTTTGTCCACCTGCGCAGCACGGCTGCCATGCCCGGAGGCAACTTTATAGAAAGCTCGCACCTGACCGGACGCGGACATCTGATTGACCTCATCCGTATCTTTGAGAAAGAAAACCCGGAACTGCCTATGCGCGTAGACCACGGACGGATGATGCTGGGTGACGAAGACAAGGGATATAACCCCGGATATTCATTCCACGGCCGTATGCTGGCATTGGCACAGGTAGAAGGAATGATGGCAGTGGTGCAAGACGAAATAAACAATTAA
- a CDS encoding retropepsin-like domain-containing protein yields MKFYFLSLCIMLAVSFAAKAQSKLIFKDKFMYTDVQVFNETKKHSIPSLIDTGCSLCVIDSIFAIDSCGIKGDELQAIPVNQTKDKISSAFIDSIFFCGKTYYKVHCLVADLTGHYQKYAPKFIVGANVLRSGAWKFDMEKNIVEPYDSNNKTKGIIYKWKNHEDYPDVAIDYIILDSKVNGKKTRFAFDTGCRNNKLQRGLYVGKPERIQKETANIVNKLSIKMAELCRNVTFKVGKDEYTLDFIIGDGNIGLLNIEFLQGHSFILNYKKQILELL; encoded by the coding sequence ATGAAGTTCTATTTTTTATCCTTATGTATAATGCTTGCTGTCAGTTTTGCTGCTAAAGCACAATCAAAGCTTATTTTTAAAGATAAGTTTATGTATACGGATGTACAGGTGTTCAATGAGACAAAAAAGCACTCAATACCCTCTCTTATTGATACAGGTTGTTCGTTATGTGTAATTGATTCTATTTTTGCTATTGATTCATGCGGAATAAAAGGAGATGAATTACAAGCAATTCCTGTTAACCAAACTAAAGATAAGATTTCAAGTGCTTTTATAGATTCTATCTTTTTTTGTGGAAAGACATATTATAAAGTGCATTGCTTAGTTGCAGATCTTACTGGGCATTATCAAAAATATGCACCAAAATTTATCGTCGGGGCTAATGTCCTTAGATCAGGAGCTTGGAAATTTGATATGGAAAAGAATATTGTTGAACCCTACGATTCTAATAATAAAACGAAAGGAATTATTTATAAATGGAAAAACCATGAAGATTATCCTGATGTGGCAATAGATTATATCATTTTAGATAGTAAAGTCAATGGAAAAAAAACACGATTTGCTTTTGATACAGGATGTAGAAACAATAAACTTCAACGTGGTTTATATGTAGGAAAACCTGAGCGAATTCAAAAGGAAACAGCGAATATCGTAAATAAATTATCAATTAAGATGGCTGAATTATGTAGAAATGTAACATTCAAGGTAGGAAAGGATGAGTATACGTTAGATTTTATAATAGGTGATGGCAATATTGGGCTCTTAAACATCGAATTCTTACAAGGTCATTCCTTTATACTTAATTATAAGAAGCAGATACTTGAATTGTTGTAA
- a CDS encoding sensor histidine kinase, whose amino-acid sequence MYNGQKELISLEQEIEFLQNYIAIENIRWEDKLAVSTEWEVEDGSIEFPPLLLLTFIENAFKHASHTPTEKGQVQIRLKQNVHHILLEVGNTSSPHLQRPGTGLGLANAIKRLDILFHKKYQLSVNQTDAYYQTSLSIEI is encoded by the coding sequence TTGTATAACGGTCAGAAAGAACTTATCAGCCTGGAACAGGAGATAGAATTCCTGCAAAACTACATAGCGATAGAAAACATTCGCTGGGAAGACAAACTGGCCGTAAGCACCGAATGGGAAGTAGAAGACGGCAGCATCGAATTCCCGCCTTTGTTATTACTGACATTCATAGAAAATGCCTTTAAACATGCATCGCACACACCCACGGAGAAAGGACAAGTACAGATACGGCTCAAACAAAATGTCCATCATATCCTTCTTGAAGTCGGCAACACCAGTTCCCCGCATCTGCAACGACCAGGCACCGGACTGGGACTGGCCAATGCAATCAAACGACTGGACATCCTGTTTCACAAGAAGTACCAGTTGTCCGTCAACCAAACAGATGCCTATTATCAAACCTCACTTAGCATTGAAATATAA
- a CDS encoding AraC family transcriptional regulator, with protein MNICRIYADFCMYAVAFLLSFLIFVCELNFAEYMRRPIINEKLPISESNPIKARHYDYDRFTYPWHFHSQYEIIYVKESHGLCFVGDCIEKFSAGDVILFGTNLPHYMRSNDIYGSENATSRVQGTIIQFEQNFMQYSFDYYPQFQQIKMLLEESNRGIIFPKQDATRVGELLSGFLSLSGFHQISGLLDLLQELAVSPQRRTLASLHYYEKFPTLGNKRIDKIISFINNNYTHSLKLNEIAGMASMNSSAFCRYFKENIGKTLLQYVMEMRVGYACKLLALGEMDISQIAVECGFDSITHFNRTFKQLVNLTPTQYRSNIMK; from the coding sequence ATGAATATTTGCAGAATATATGCGGATTTTTGCATGTATGCAGTAGCATTTCTATTGTCTTTCCTTATCTTTGTGTGTGAATTAAACTTTGCAGAATATATGCGCCGACCGATTATAAATGAAAAGTTGCCTATATCGGAGTCGAATCCGATCAAGGCACGGCATTACGATTATGATCGTTTCACTTATCCGTGGCATTTCCACAGTCAGTATGAAATCATTTATGTAAAGGAGAGTCATGGTCTGTGCTTTGTAGGCGATTGCATTGAGAAGTTCTCTGCGGGTGATGTGATTCTGTTCGGTACTAATCTGCCCCATTACATGCGGAGCAATGATATTTATGGTTCGGAGAACGCCACTTCACGCGTGCAAGGGACTATCATTCAGTTTGAGCAGAACTTTATGCAGTATTCCTTTGATTATTACCCTCAGTTTCAGCAAATAAAAATGCTGTTGGAGGAATCGAATAGAGGTATCATCTTTCCGAAACAGGATGCAACCCGGGTAGGGGAGTTGCTTTCCGGCTTTCTTTCATTAAGTGGTTTTCACCAGATAAGTGGGTTGCTGGATTTGTTGCAGGAGCTGGCAGTCAGTCCGCAAAGAAGGACGCTGGCAAGTCTGCATTATTACGAAAAGTTTCCTACGCTGGGGAACAAGCGGATTGATAAAATCATTTCCTTTATAAACAATAACTACACCCATAGCCTCAAATTGAATGAAATAGCCGGAATGGCGAGCATGAACTCCAGCGCCTTCTGTCGTTACTTTAAGGAGAATATAGGGAAGACGCTTTTGCAGTATGTGATGGAAATGCGTGTGGGATATGCTTGTAAATTGTTAGCATTGGGAGAGATGGATATTTCGCAGATAGCTGTGGAATGCGGCTTCGATTCGATCACTCATTTCAATCGCACGTTTAAGCAGTTGGTTAATCTGACGCCGACGCAGTACAGGAGTAATATTATGAAATAA